A genomic segment from Anaerolineae bacterium encodes:
- the ruvB gene encoding Holliday junction branch migration DNA helicase RuvB, with amino-acid sequence MDERSISPAEQTTDKTLDVGLRPTDWAGYFGQATVKENIQILIEAAQKRGEALDHILLYGPPGLGKTTLASIVAHQMGVNLKITSGPAIERAGDLAAILTNLRRGDLLFIDEIHRLGRAVEEVLYPAMEDYALDIVIGKGPSARNIRLKLPPFTTMGATTRLDLLAAPLRDRFGAIFRLEFYSPEELQQIVTRSATILNVPIDEAGALEIAARSRGTARIANRLLKRARDFAQVRANGVITRTVAQESLELMNVDPLGLDDLDRKVLHSIIQKFGGGPVGLETIAASISEESSTVMDVVEPYLLQLGFLARTPRGRVATPHAYQHLGLAAPDRPEQPSLF; translated from the coding sequence ATGGACGAGCGTTCTATTTCCCCCGCCGAACAAACTACCGACAAGACCCTGGACGTTGGCCTGCGCCCCACCGATTGGGCCGGTTACTTTGGCCAGGCCACGGTTAAAGAGAACATTCAAATTTTAATTGAAGCGGCCCAAAAGCGCGGCGAGGCCCTGGACCACATTCTGCTTTACGGCCCGCCGGGCCTGGGCAAAACCACCCTGGCCAGCATTGTGGCCCACCAGATGGGCGTCAACCTAAAGATCACCTCTGGCCCGGCCATTGAGCGGGCCGGCGACCTGGCCGCTATACTCACCAATCTGCGCCGGGGCGACCTGCTGTTCATTGACGAAATCCACCGCCTGGGCCGGGCCGTGGAAGAAGTGCTTTACCCGGCTATGGAGGATTACGCCCTGGACATTGTGATCGGCAAAGGCCCCAGCGCCCGCAACATCCGGCTCAAGCTGCCGCCTTTTACCACTATGGGCGCCACCACCCGCCTGGACCTGCTGGCCGCGCCCCTGCGCGATCGTTTTGGCGCTATCTTTAGACTGGAGTTTTACAGCCCGGAAGAGCTGCAACAAATTGTCACCCGCTCGGCCACTATTTTGAACGTGCCCATTGACGAGGCAGGCGCGCTGGAAATTGCCGCCCGTTCGCGGGGCACGGCCCGCATTGCCAACCGGCTGCTCAAACGGGCGCGCGACTTTGCCCAGGTGCGGGCCAACGGGGTGATTACCCGAACCGTGGCCCAGGAATCGCTGGAATTAATGAACGTTGACCCCCTGGGTCTGGACGACCTGGACCGCAAAGTGCTGCACTCCATCATCCAAAAGTTTGGCGGCGGCCCGGTGGGCCTGGAAACCATTGCCGCCAGCATCAGCGAGGAAAGCAGCACCGTAATGGACGTGGTGGAGCCGTATCTGCTGCAACTGGGTTTTTTGGCCCGCACCCCGCGCGGCCGGGTGGCCACGCCGCACGCTTACCAGCATTTGGGCCTGGCCGCGCCGGACAGGCCGGAACAGCCGTCGTTGTTTTGA
- a CDS encoding type II toxin-antitoxin system VapC family toxin — MKILDSDHCVAVLRGQLDLRQQVTPADDLAVTCVSVGELAHGAHKSSRPAENLARLDVLLAGLIMLPFDAAAAQQFGRLKAWLERQGTPLSDLDLQIASIALTHQSSLVTHNRRHFDRIPVLQLEDWLA, encoded by the coding sequence ATGAAAATCCTGGACAGCGACCACTGCGTGGCCGTATTGCGCGGTCAATTGGACCTGCGGCAGCAGGTTACCCCGGCCGATGACCTGGCCGTGACTTGCGTGAGTGTGGGTGAACTGGCGCACGGCGCGCACAAGTCAAGCCGGCCTGCTGAAAACCTGGCCCGCCTGGACGTGCTCCTGGCCGGTTTGATTATGCTTCCCTTTGACGCGGCGGCAGCCCAACAATTCGGCCGGCTCAAAGCCTGGCTAGAGCGGCAAGGAACTCCCCTATCCGACTTGGACTTGCAGATTGCCAGTATTGCCCTCACCCACCAATCTTCCCTGGTTACGCACAATCGCCGCCATTTTGACCGCATTCCTGTTTTGCAACTTGAGGACTGGCTGGCGTAA